From Fibrobacter sp., one genomic window encodes:
- a CDS encoding adenine phosphoribosyltransferase, which translates to MNLDEAIRKVPDFPKPGILFYDVTSIFTNPQAFGYCVDSMLELYKGESIDGVISVESRGFLLGACFAYQMKLPLVLARKKGKLPGKTISQSYLLEYGSATLEIHEADLVPGKRWLIIDDLIATGGTLEAVAAMIESVGAHVAGIFGIIGLPFLNYEQKIGKYNPKTLINYHSE; encoded by the coding sequence ATGAATCTTGACGAAGCTATCCGTAAGGTACCTGATTTCCCAAAGCCGGGGATTCTTTTCTACGATGTCACCAGTATTTTCACCAACCCGCAGGCTTTCGGGTATTGTGTCGACAGTATGCTGGAGTTGTATAAGGGGGAGAGTATCGATGGGGTGATATCGGTGGAGAGCCGGGGATTTCTCCTGGGGGCCTGTTTTGCTTATCAGATGAAGCTTCCACTTGTACTGGCCAGAAAAAAGGGAAAGCTTCCGGGCAAGACCATCTCCCAGAGTTACCTTCTTGAGTACGGTTCTGCCACTCTGGAGATCCATGAGGCGGATCTGGTGCCGGGAAAGAGGTGGCTGATAATTGATGATCTGATTGCTACCGGAGGGACACTTGAGGCGGTGGCGGCGATGATTGAGAGTGTCGGGGCACATGTGGCCGGAATATTTGGAATCATCGGGCTTCCGTTCCTCAATTACGAGCAGAAGATAGGAAAGTATAATCCAAAAACTTTGATAAATTATCATAGTGAGTGA
- the asnS gene encoding asparagine--tRNA ligase → MQKLRIKELFDRGEPGMSVVVQGWVRTRRDAKEFSFLEVNDGSCLANLQVIIPRDLPSFSLVSKVTTGSSVEIRGELVESPGKGQAIELHAREADVKGIADPDYPLQKKRHTFEFLRQMAHLRTRTNTLGAVARLRSSLSFAVHSFFQEHGFFYVHTPIITTSDCEGAGEMFRVTTLDLQNIPRNDAGEVDFTKDFFGKAASLTVSGQLEGEAMALSLGRIYTFGPTFRAENSNTPRHLAEFWMIEPEAAFFDLQDDMDLAEEFVCYLVSYVLEKNADDISFFNERIDKGLLERLQGIISAPFERISYTDAIKILEEKNSSFEFPVKWGTDIQSEHEKFLSEVVFRKPVIVFNYPREIKAFYMRQNDDGRTVRAMDVLVPGIGELIGGSEREERYDVLLDRIKQLGLNPESYWWYLDLRKYGTVPHAGFGLGFERLLLLVTGMSNIRDVILFPRFPGNAEF, encoded by the coding sequence ATGCAGAAGTTAAGGATAAAGGAGTTGTTTGACCGGGGAGAGCCCGGGATGAGTGTGGTGGTGCAGGGCTGGGTAAGGACCAGGCGTGATGCGAAGGAGTTTTCGTTTCTGGAGGTAAACGACGGGTCCTGTCTGGCAAATCTTCAGGTGATCATTCCCAGGGATCTGCCCTCTTTCTCTCTTGTGTCAAAAGTGACCACAGGAAGCAGTGTGGAGATACGGGGGGAACTGGTGGAGTCTCCGGGTAAGGGTCAGGCAATAGAGCTTCACGCCAGAGAGGCAGATGTCAAAGGGATTGCCGATCCCGATTATCCCCTGCAGAAAAAGAGGCATACATTTGAGTTTCTGCGCCAGATGGCTCATCTGCGGACCCGTACGAACACTCTCGGTGCGGTGGCGAGGCTCAGGAGTTCTCTGAGTTTTGCGGTGCACTCCTTTTTCCAGGAACATGGATTTTTCTATGTGCACACTCCCATTATAACCACAAGTGATTGTGAGGGTGCAGGAGAGATGTTCCGGGTGACCACACTCGATTTACAGAATATACCCCGGAACGATGCCGGAGAGGTTGACTTCACAAAAGATTTCTTCGGCAAGGCTGCAAGCCTTACTGTCAGCGGGCAGCTCGAGGGTGAAGCCATGGCGCTCTCTCTGGGGCGTATTTACACATTCGGACCCACTTTCCGTGCAGAGAACTCAAACACCCCCAGACATCTTGCGGAATTCTGGATGATAGAGCCTGAGGCAGCGTTTTTTGATCTGCAGGATGATATGGATCTGGCCGAGGAGTTTGTGTGCTATCTTGTATCTTATGTATTGGAGAAGAATGCAGATGATATTTCCTTTTTCAACGAGCGCATAGACAAGGGACTTCTTGAGAGGCTGCAGGGGATAATATCTGCGCCTTTTGAGAGAATCTCTTATACCGATGCCATAAAGATACTGGAGGAGAAGAACAGTTCCTTCGAGTTTCCGGTTAAGTGGGGGACTGATATCCAGTCTGAGCATGAGAAATTCCTCTCCGAGGTTGTATTCAGGAAGCCGGTTATAGTTTTTAATTATCCCAGGGAGATCAAGGCCTTTTACATGAGGCAAAATGATGACGGCAGGACTGTGAGGGCGATGGATGTTCTGGTGCCCGGGATAGGGGAGCTTATCGGTGGCAGTGAAAGGGAAGAGAGGTACGATGTGCTTCTTGACAGGATTAAACAGCTTGGATTAAACCCTGAGAGCTACTGGTGGTATCTTGACTTAAGGAAGTATGGAACTGTTCCTCATGCGGGATTCGGTCTGGGTTTTGAGAGACTGCTTCTTCTTGTGACTGGCATGTCAAATATTCGTGATGTGATACTGTTTCCCAGGTTTCCTGGGAATGCGGAGTTTTGA